One genomic window of Alkalispirochaeta americana includes the following:
- the prfA gene encoding peptide chain release factor 1, whose product MDTHLTDRINQLQARLREVELLVADPDLHRDQKRAIEIMREHSRLAAISSSWGRLQQISREIQENELLIQEEKDQELRSMAEEELSTLQEQARSAERELKVLLVPPDPLDEKNTILEIRAGTGGDEASLFASDLYRMYARYAENRGWKIEVLETNATEVGGFKEIIFSVTGAQVYSHLKYESGVHRVQRIPTTESGGRIHTSAVTVAVLPEAEETDIQIRQEELKIDVFRSSGPGGQSVNTTDSAVRITHLPTGMVVICQDEKSQLKNKAKAMRVLKARLFEQEEAKRQNEMAQNRRNQIGSGDRSERIRTYNFPQNRLSDHRINLTLYKLDHILEGDLSEVIESLQLHTMEEELSS is encoded by the coding sequence GTGGATACCCATCTCACGGACCGCATCAACCAGCTCCAGGCCCGACTCCGCGAGGTAGAACTCCTCGTGGCTGATCCGGATTTACACAGGGATCAAAAACGGGCCATAGAAATCATGAGGGAACACTCGCGCCTCGCGGCGATCAGTTCTTCCTGGGGACGTTTACAGCAGATCTCCCGGGAGATCCAGGAGAACGAACTTCTGATCCAGGAAGAGAAGGACCAGGAGCTGCGAAGCATGGCCGAAGAGGAACTTTCAACACTTCAGGAGCAGGCCAGGAGCGCCGAACGGGAGCTGAAGGTCCTGCTGGTTCCGCCGGACCCCCTGGACGAGAAGAATACAATTCTCGAGATTCGCGCAGGAACAGGTGGTGACGAAGCGTCTCTCTTCGCCTCGGACCTCTACCGGATGTACGCCCGATACGCCGAGAACCGGGGGTGGAAAATCGAGGTCCTTGAGACAAACGCCACCGAGGTGGGGGGCTTCAAGGAGATCATCTTCTCCGTGACAGGAGCCCAGGTCTACAGTCACTTGAAGTACGAAAGTGGCGTGCATCGGGTCCAGCGCATCCCCACCACCGAATCGGGAGGGCGAATCCACACATCGGCAGTCACCGTGGCAGTACTTCCCGAGGCCGAAGAGACCGATATCCAGATACGTCAGGAAGAACTGAAGATTGACGTCTTTCGATCCTCCGGTCCCGGAGGGCAAAGCGTAAACACCACCGATTCGGCGGTACGCATAACGCACCTGCCCACGGGAATGGTGGTCATCTGTCAGGATGAGAAGAGCCAGCTCAAAAACAAGGCCAAGGCCATGCGCGTTCTCAAGGCCAGACTCTTTGAACAGGAAGAGGCCAAGCGCCAGAACGAGATGGCCCAGAACCGCCGGAACCAGATCGGAAGCGGCGACCGCAGTGAACGGATACGCACCTACAATTTCCCCCAGAACAGGCTGAGCGACCACAGAATAAATCTCACCTTGTATAAACTTGATCACATTCTGGAAGGTGATCTTTCGGAAGTAATAGAATCGCTCCAGTTGCACACCATGGAAGAGGAGTTGTCATCCTGA
- the prmC gene encoding peptide chain release factor N(5)-glutamine methyltransferase: protein MKQLQGISESPWLDSLLLLEHATGRPREDLLAELGDPAEKALKPSWIDSFMKCTKRRSSGIPVAYIIGRKDFRGLSFAVGPGVLVPRPETELLVEEAVRMIKNSQNVVRYHDCCTGSGCVVIAVTAECSALGVRLIPSFSDIEEEALTWARRNARDLLGDEPAIRSWRGSWLEGLDEPVDLVTANPPYLTREETRKVLSRGWGEPRQALAAGDDGLEAYRELVPQAASIIAPRGELLMECGSGQGEAIREICQRHGFDKVEIIPDYAGHDRVIRARQKIAPTNHRGRERN from the coding sequence GTGAAACAGCTCCAGGGAATCAGCGAATCCCCCTGGCTTGACTCACTTCTGCTCCTGGAGCATGCCACGGGGCGTCCCCGGGAGGATCTGCTGGCGGAGCTGGGCGACCCGGCGGAAAAGGCGCTGAAGCCCTCCTGGATCGATTCGTTCATGAAATGTACCAAAAGGCGTTCCTCGGGCATCCCCGTGGCGTATATTATTGGCAGGAAAGACTTCCGGGGATTATCCTTTGCCGTGGGCCCTGGAGTCCTGGTCCCTCGTCCCGAGACAGAGCTCCTCGTAGAGGAGGCGGTGCGAATGATCAAGAACAGTCAGAATGTCGTTCGGTACCACGATTGTTGCACCGGTTCAGGCTGTGTAGTTATCGCCGTGACAGCAGAATGTTCTGCCCTGGGGGTCAGGCTCATCCCCAGCTTTTCCGATATTGAGGAGGAGGCCCTGACATGGGCCCGCCGAAACGCCCGGGACCTCCTGGGTGATGAACCAGCCATTCGGTCCTGGCGCGGGTCATGGCTGGAAGGACTCGATGAACCGGTTGATCTTGTTACCGCGAACCCCCCCTACCTTACCCGGGAAGAGACCAGAAAAGTCCTTTCCCGAGGCTGGGGGGAGCCCCGGCAAGCCCTGGCAGCAGGAGACGACGGCCTTGAGGCGTACCGGGAACTTGTTCCCCAGGCGGCCAGCATCATTGCCCCCCGGGGAGAGCTTCTTATGGAGTGCGGTTCGGGCCAGGGCGAGGCGATCCGAGAAATATGCCAGCGCCATGGCTTCGACAAGGTAGAGATAATCCCCGATTACGCCGGTCACGACCGGGTGATCCGGGCCCGGCAGAAGATCGCCCCCACAAATCACAGAGGACGGGAAAGAAACTGA
- a CDS encoding RelA/SpoT family protein, whose protein sequence is MITTIAELQEITSSYRAPEQERILEAARLAEELHQGQLRDSGEPYFIHPLQVAEILISLNMDAATIIAALLHDVLEDTHMTRNELRRSFGREVESLVQGVTKIAMVNAQNRNVQASETIRKMLLAMVKDVRVILIKLADKLHNMRTLGYKQGPRQREIAQETLDIYAPLSERLGISWMKDELEDLSLKHLHPEIYQSIKTWVSDKRNNRTAYLERVKAAVLKAAREEAVPVTVETRAKHFYSIYQKMKRFGKDIDEIYDLLGIRILCDSTTHCYQILGMVHRLWPPIARRFKDYIAMPKANQYQSLHTAVLGFQGRVIEFQIRTQEMHRTAEYGIAAHWVYKEGSGRNQNRPVELEIMNRVKTLRDSRITSNEFLEEIKREILRDSIYVFTPKGDAIQLPKGATPIDFAYHIHTEVGHHVAGAKADGSIIPLRQPLKNTQVIEIITNPNAHPHLNWLRYARTSRARSKIRAWLNKHDEHLIINQSIVARKVPHLQEGASQGPQKGRQERHRGQQRKLSPETSQILDQHKVEIRVGKEKNLLIHFAQCCSPRTGDDIVGYVSRGRGIIIHKRSCRSLQSIPDVDERLIEVEWETVSPKSTHRFRVIARKTNDLFSEIEGAVRKVQGHLIQGKIDEEPSGNLEAIFTLEVERHQDLKKVVKCIRAVPAVMSLKDLTEE, encoded by the coding sequence ATGATCACAACAATTGCGGAACTGCAAGAGATCACATCCTCCTACCGCGCTCCGGAACAAGAACGCATCCTGGAAGCCGCCCGGCTGGCAGAAGAACTCCACCAGGGGCAATTACGGGATTCAGGCGAGCCCTATTTTATCCATCCCCTGCAAGTAGCAGAGATTCTCATTAGCTTGAACATGGATGCTGCAACGATCATCGCGGCGCTGCTCCACGATGTCCTGGAAGATACCCACATGACCCGCAACGAGCTTCGGCGCTCCTTTGGACGCGAGGTAGAGAGCCTTGTCCAGGGCGTGACCAAGATCGCCATGGTGAACGCCCAGAACCGCAACGTCCAGGCATCGGAGACGATCCGCAAGATGCTCCTGGCCATGGTCAAGGATGTGCGGGTCATTCTGATTAAACTGGCAGACAAGCTCCACAATATGCGGACCCTGGGCTACAAACAAGGCCCCCGGCAACGAGAAATCGCCCAGGAAACCCTTGATATCTACGCCCCCCTTTCGGAACGCCTGGGGATAAGCTGGATGAAGGATGAACTGGAAGACCTCTCTCTGAAACACCTCCATCCAGAGATCTATCAGTCGATCAAAACCTGGGTGTCAGACAAACGAAACAACCGCACGGCCTACCTGGAGCGGGTCAAGGCCGCCGTATTGAAAGCCGCCCGGGAGGAGGCTGTGCCCGTTACCGTGGAAACCCGGGCAAAGCATTTTTACAGCATTTACCAGAAGATGAAACGTTTCGGGAAAGATATCGACGAGATCTACGACCTTCTGGGGATCCGGATTCTCTGCGACAGCACGACCCATTGTTACCAGATTCTGGGGATGGTCCACCGGTTGTGGCCCCCTATCGCCCGTCGTTTCAAAGACTACATCGCCATGCCCAAGGCGAACCAGTACCAGAGCCTCCACACAGCGGTCCTTGGATTTCAGGGTCGGGTGATCGAGTTTCAGATCCGGACCCAGGAGATGCACCGCACCGCCGAATACGGGATCGCGGCACACTGGGTTTACAAGGAAGGCTCAGGCCGAAACCAGAACCGCCCTGTGGAGCTGGAGATCATGAATCGCGTAAAGACCTTGCGTGACTCCCGAATTACATCAAACGAGTTCCTGGAAGAGATCAAGCGAGAAATCCTGCGTGATTCGATCTACGTCTTTACCCCCAAGGGTGACGCAATCCAGCTTCCCAAGGGAGCTACACCGATCGACTTTGCCTACCACATCCATACCGAAGTTGGCCACCATGTGGCGGGAGCCAAGGCAGATGGATCGATCATTCCGCTGAGACAGCCCCTGAAAAATACCCAGGTAATTGAAATCATTACCAACCCCAACGCCCACCCGCACCTGAACTGGCTCCGTTATGCCAGGACATCCCGGGCACGCAGCAAAATACGGGCCTGGCTCAACAAGCACGATGAGCATCTGATTATCAACCAGAGCATCGTGGCCCGCAAGGTTCCCCACCTCCAGGAAGGTGCTTCTCAAGGCCCCCAGAAAGGCCGGCAGGAACGCCACCGGGGCCAACAGCGGAAACTCTCGCCGGAGACATCGCAAATCCTTGATCAGCACAAGGTAGAGATCAGAGTCGGGAAAGAGAAGAATCTCCTCATTCATTTTGCCCAGTGCTGCTCTCCCCGCACCGGCGACGATATCGTAGGGTATGTCTCCCGTGGCCGGGGAATCATTATTCACAAACGCAGTTGCCGAAGCCTCCAAAGCATTCCCGATGTGGATGAACGGCTCATCGAAGTAGAGTGGGAGACGGTATCACCCAAATCGACTCATCGGTTTCGGGTGATCGCCCGAAAAACCAACGATCTCTTCAGCGAGATCGAGGGGGCGGTGCGCAAAGTCCAGGGCCACCTGATCCAGGGAAAGATCGATGAAGAGCCCTCGGGAAATCTGGAAGCAATCTTTACTCTGGAGGTAGAACGCCACCAGGACCTGAAAAAGGTAGTCAAGTGCATTCGTGCTGTACCCGCTGTGATGAGCCTCAAGGATCTCACCGAGGAATAG
- the tpx gene encoding thiol peroxidase, whose protein sequence is MATITFKGNPTTTSGVLPAPGTEAPDFCLTDETLQDKTLGDFAGRKKILNIVPSLDTGVCAASARKFDKEMAKRPQAVCLTISRDLPFAATRFCKTEGVSNVITLSDLRDHSFGRDYGCEILDGPFAGLLSRALVVLDEENRVIYCEQVPEIAQEPDYRKALQALG, encoded by the coding sequence ATGGCCACGATAACATTCAAGGGAAACCCCACAACAACCTCGGGAGTCCTGCCGGCCCCGGGGACGGAAGCGCCTGATTTCTGCCTCACCGACGAAACACTCCAGGACAAGACTCTGGGCGATTTCGCCGGCAGGAAGAAGATACTGAACATTGTTCCGAGCCTGGACACGGGTGTTTGTGCAGCCAGTGCCCGGAAATTCGACAAAGAGATGGCAAAGAGACCCCAGGCAGTGTGCCTTACCATCAGCAGGGATCTCCCCTTTGCCGCAACCCGGTTTTGCAAAACCGAAGGAGTCTCCAATGTAATCACTCTGAGCGACCTGAGGGACCACTCCTTCGGCAGGGACTACGGCTGCGAGATTCTGGACGGACCCTTCGCCGGGCTTCTCAGCAGGGCCCTGGTAGTGCTGGACGAGGAAAACCGGGTGATCTACTGTGAACAGGTACCGGAAATAGCACAAGAGCCGGATTACAGGAAAGCCCTGCAAGCCCTTGGCTGA
- a CDS encoding LacI family DNA-binding transcriptional regulator encodes MARQAGVSTATVSRVVNNDHRISPATRQRVLDAVSLLNYKVNTVARSLKSKRTLSVGLIAPEIDNAFFMRVARGVEDRLGEEGYSMIVVNARESELREEAALELLLEKQVDGIIAIPSGNKGDHLALALQARVPLVLADRLVDNFTTDAVLVDNKDATCRAISRLAARGHRSFGFIGGQSHIFTARERYQGFMQALRDQGITPREEHILFGDFHIESGYRLMKDLMEQPDPPRTVMIANYFMHIGVIRYISFQRSMVPPDLYLAAFDNMEFSAVSNVPSLSIAQPIDQIGRHAAERVLQRIQGNTENWPWIERLPTEEITYNDPSNDGS; translated from the coding sequence GTGGCACGCCAAGCCGGGGTGAGCACCGCCACGGTATCGCGGGTTGTAAATAACGATCACCGGATTTCACCTGCCACACGCCAGCGTGTACTCGATGCGGTTTCGTTGCTGAATTACAAGGTCAACACCGTGGCCCGAAGCCTCAAATCCAAACGGACCCTCTCGGTGGGCCTGATCGCTCCGGAGATCGATAACGCGTTCTTCATGCGTGTAGCCCGGGGTGTCGAGGACCGCCTGGGCGAAGAAGGCTATTCCATGATCGTGGTCAACGCCCGGGAAAGTGAGTTGCGCGAAGAGGCTGCTCTGGAACTTCTTCTGGAAAAACAGGTGGATGGGATCATCGCCATTCCCAGTGGAAACAAAGGCGACCACCTGGCACTTGCCCTGCAGGCCCGGGTTCCTCTGGTTCTGGCGGACCGGCTGGTGGACAATTTCACCACCGACGCGGTTCTGGTAGACAACAAGGACGCAACCTGCCGGGCCATCAGCCGCCTGGCAGCTCGAGGCCACCGGTCCTTTGGATTTATCGGCGGGCAATCCCATATCTTCACCGCCCGGGAACGCTATCAGGGTTTTATGCAGGCTCTGCGGGACCAGGGGATCACGCCCCGCGAAGAACACATTCTCTTCGGGGACTTCCACATTGAAAGCGGCTACCGCCTCATGAAGGATCTCATGGAGCAGCCGGACCCGCCGCGCACGGTGATGATTGCCAACTACTTCATGCACATTGGAGTAATTCGCTATATCAGCTTTCAACGCTCCATGGTTCCTCCGGATCTATACCTGGCAGCTTTTGACAACATGGAATTCTCCGCCGTATCCAATGTCCCCAGTCTTTCGATCGCGCAACCCATCGATCAGATAGGACGACACGCGGCGGAACGAGTATTACAGCGAATTCAGGGAAATACCGAAAACTGGCCCTGGATTGAACGCCTTCCAACAGAGGAGATCACCTACAATGACCCAAGCAACGACGGATCTTAA
- a CDS encoding rhomboid family intramembrane serine protease encodes MKIRYNAPVTLSFALCASLVLLLNQTVFPGLTQSFFLVHARMNPGSVVDYLRLFTHVIGHSNWGHLMGNFSFILLLGPILEEKYGSTSLFIMMAITAVVTGLLNVLFLPTALLGASGIVFMMILLISFTNIRQGEIPLTFILIVVLFLTQEIANSLRQDTVSQFAHIAGGVIGSLFGFLQSHRRRGR; translated from the coding sequence ATGAAAATACGATACAACGCGCCGGTGACGCTCTCCTTTGCCTTGTGCGCTTCCTTGGTACTGTTGCTCAATCAAACAGTTTTCCCCGGTCTGACTCAATCTTTTTTCCTGGTCCATGCCCGGATGAACCCGGGCAGTGTCGTCGATTATCTGCGCCTCTTCACCCACGTAATCGGTCACTCCAACTGGGGCCATCTGATGGGAAATTTTTCCTTCATCCTGCTCCTGGGGCCGATCCTGGAGGAAAAATACGGTTCCACGAGCCTCTTCATCATGATGGCTATTACCGCCGTCGTTACGGGGTTGCTGAATGTGCTCTTTCTGCCCACGGCGTTGCTTGGGGCAAGCGGCATTGTCTTCATGATGATTCTCCTGATCTCTTTCACTAATATCCGTCAAGGGGAGATCCCCCTCACCTTTATCCTGATCGTGGTACTCTTCCTGACCCAGGAGATCGCCAACTCCCTCCGGCAGGATACTGTCTCCCAGTTCGCCCATATCGCAGGGGGTGTCATTGGAAGTCTCTTCGGATTTCTTCAGTCCCACCGTCGTCGGGGCCGGTAA
- the ligA gene encoding NAD-dependent DNA ligase LigA: protein MQNRIDQLAELIAYHQDKYYNHQPEISDIEFDTLWDELTELAPDHPVLNRVGKDSNEDHTKREHLIPMGSQDKASSPEQFLRWAKKIAHPRYIVQYKLDGASIELQYHQGRFIHGVTRGDGRIGDDITRNVRAMQGVPQELPEIFSGAVRGEIIMEHRVHRHYYQEKANCRNAANGIMRRKDGAGSEHLRILCYDAISLEEERAFSDEIGKTDWLRRMGFDLVPQVVLETPEEVIHYRDLVIEKRSSLGYDIDGLVIKGPQVDREDMKRARPQKQIAFKFSAEEALTILRDVEWSESGHLYTPVALVDPVLLAGTTVRRASLVHPELIASMELRIGSEVIISKRGDIIPKIERLVRHTEETRDITPPEYCRVCGTATVNEGKRLYCPNLRCPRRAFRRLQKWIDVLEVRDFGDVLLGKLFETGLVREIADLYGLSVQDLSTFPGMGEVSASKALENLRRANPVPLARFVAGFDIAGIAELKMQKVVDAGFDTLEKIRAATVDDLSRAEGIAETTARAILEGLGAVRDEMDRLLATGTLILEEGASADAAGELPLKGMTFCFTGTLNRLKRSDAEKLVRRWGGESRSSVAAGLSRLVTNSPDSTSAKARRARELGVPVITEEDFLALLPDFPESVIAPGSQAD, encoded by the coding sequence ATGCAAAACCGTATAGATCAGTTGGCAGAGCTCATTGCGTATCACCAGGACAAATATTACAACCACCAGCCTGAAATATCGGACATCGAGTTCGATACGCTGTGGGATGAGCTCACAGAGCTGGCCCCCGATCATCCGGTCCTGAACCGGGTCGGCAAAGACAGCAACGAAGATCACACAAAACGGGAACACCTTATCCCCATGGGGAGCCAGGATAAAGCCTCGTCGCCGGAGCAGTTTCTCCGGTGGGCAAAAAAAATCGCCCATCCCCGCTACATTGTTCAATATAAACTGGACGGAGCCAGTATCGAGCTCCAGTATCACCAAGGTCGCTTTATCCATGGAGTAACCCGGGGGGACGGTCGTATTGGGGACGATATCACCAGGAACGTCCGGGCCATGCAGGGAGTTCCCCAGGAGCTTCCCGAGATCTTTTCCGGCGCTGTGCGGGGCGAGATCATCATGGAGCACCGGGTTCATCGCCACTATTATCAGGAAAAAGCAAACTGCCGGAACGCTGCAAACGGTATCATGCGGCGCAAGGACGGAGCAGGTAGCGAACACCTGCGCATTCTCTGCTACGACGCCATATCTCTGGAGGAGGAACGGGCTTTCTCCGATGAAATCGGGAAAACAGACTGGCTCCGGCGTATGGGCTTCGATCTGGTTCCCCAGGTGGTTCTGGAAACGCCCGAAGAGGTAATCCATTATCGAGACCTGGTAATAGAGAAGCGCTCCTCCCTGGGCTATGATATCGACGGGCTCGTGATCAAGGGACCCCAGGTTGATCGCGAGGATATGAAGCGGGCCCGTCCTCAAAAGCAGATCGCTTTCAAGTTTTCCGCCGAAGAAGCCCTCACCATTCTGCGTGATGTCGAATGGAGCGAATCGGGGCACCTGTACACTCCCGTGGCTCTGGTTGATCCGGTCCTGCTGGCGGGCACGACGGTGCGCCGGGCCAGTCTGGTGCACCCCGAGCTGATAGCCTCGATGGAACTCAGGATCGGCAGTGAAGTAATTATCTCGAAACGGGGTGATATTATTCCAAAAATCGAGCGTCTTGTTCGGCACACCGAAGAGACCCGGGACATTACCCCTCCCGAGTACTGCCGGGTCTGCGGAACGGCCACGGTGAACGAAGGGAAACGCCTCTACTGCCCAAACCTGCGGTGCCCGCGCCGGGCCTTTCGGCGCCTGCAGAAATGGATCGATGTCCTGGAGGTCCGCGATTTTGGCGATGTCCTGCTGGGGAAACTTTTCGAAACGGGTCTGGTCCGCGAGATCGCGGATCTCTACGGGCTTTCCGTGCAGGATCTGTCAACCTTTCCTGGTATGGGAGAGGTGAGTGCTTCCAAGGCCCTGGAGAACCTGCGCCGGGCCAACCCCGTGCCGCTGGCTCGGTTTGTGGCCGGTTTTGATATCGCTGGCATAGCCGAACTCAAGATGCAGAAGGTGGTCGACGCGGGCTTTGACACTCTCGAAAAAATACGGGCGGCCACGGTGGATGATCTTTCACGGGCCGAGGGAATTGCCGAAACAACAGCCCGGGCGATACTTGAGGGTCTTGGAGCCGTTCGGGATGAGATGGATCGTCTTCTTGCCACGGGGACGCTCATCCTGGAGGAGGGGGCGTCCGCTGACGCAGCCGGAGAGCTTCCCCTGAAGGGGATGACCTTCTGCTTTACCGGTACGCTCAATCGGCTGAAGCGAAGCGATGCAGAAAAGCTGGTTCGTCGCTGGGGAGGCGAGTCACGCAGTTCCGTTGCGGCCGGTCTCTCCCGACTCGTCACGAACAGTCCCGACTCTACCTCGGCCAAGGCCCGGCGGGCCCGGGAACTGGGGGTTCCTGTGATCACCGAGGAAGATTTTCTTGCTCTCCTTCCCGATTTTCCGGAATCTGTTATTGCGCCAGGCTCTCAGGCGGATTAG
- a CDS encoding adenylate/guanylate cyclase domain-containing protein produces the protein MKRTLREQIEDFYLPRQLVDAILEVGEIPQESEEVEVGVGFIDIADYTFLSKFLTPKENQEVLNGLYTAFNGVLRKHGGYLNKIEGDSLMFHFGGLIDPVVRKTADPDEIRLYMAKELFFTCVEMQRVSLRFNSADDRFLEDYHNETDRQALSRAFAIMERLRSDDAVANPLSAMFQIRIRVGANLGEVTIGNFGPDGARQWDVIGMPVIDAKRMESTAPVGGLRISQAYYEILNSHGFLEEYRNRFCREARALGSRYGTITWDELFSVRQVRLREKGGAAYETCSIQVNPSLPEQMAEQVLALLAHGRFGAKRILSILKYYRGNRHVIEAIEEALAHQGVILRRSEAYEIMYPQRFSELLGRLDNDRQALEKELGQELSLFEIFTLLGRYQDTINHRTATGEDDLPFASYDRHVALARENLLRQYEEEKTAIAQRAYFHNVVFPLVFGSIFSAILEYQSGQEDLELLSG, from the coding sequence ATGAAAAGAACCCTGAGGGAACAGATTGAGGATTTTTATCTTCCCCGGCAACTGGTGGATGCGATTCTGGAAGTGGGAGAAATCCCTCAGGAGAGCGAAGAGGTTGAAGTTGGGGTGGGGTTCATCGATATCGCCGATTACACCTTTCTCTCCAAGTTTCTGACCCCCAAGGAAAATCAGGAAGTTCTCAACGGGCTGTACACGGCTTTTAACGGTGTTCTGCGCAAACACGGAGGGTATCTGAACAAGATCGAGGGCGATTCCCTGATGTTCCACTTCGGAGGGCTTATAGACCCGGTGGTACGCAAGACGGCAGATCCCGACGAGATCCGCCTCTACATGGCGAAGGAGCTCTTTTTTACCTGCGTGGAGATGCAGCGGGTGAGTCTTCGCTTCAACAGCGCCGACGACCGGTTTCTTGAAGATTATCACAACGAGACCGACCGTCAGGCCCTGAGCCGGGCTTTCGCCATCATGGAGCGCCTGCGGAGCGACGACGCTGTGGCAAACCCTCTGAGTGCCATGTTCCAGATTCGCATCCGGGTCGGGGCGAATCTTGGCGAGGTTACTATCGGGAACTTCGGGCCCGACGGGGCCCGCCAGTGGGATGTTATCGGAATGCCCGTGATCGATGCAAAGCGAATGGAAAGCACTGCCCCCGTGGGGGGCTTGCGGATTTCCCAGGCATATTACGAAATCCTGAACTCTCACGGCTTTCTCGAGGAGTATCGAAATCGCTTTTGCCGGGAGGCCCGGGCCCTGGGGAGCCGCTATGGCACAATCACCTGGGATGAACTTTTCTCGGTTCGTCAGGTTCGCCTCCGGGAGAAGGGGGGGGCGGCCTACGAGACCTGCAGCATACAGGTGAACCCCTCCTTGCCCGAGCAGATGGCGGAGCAAGTGTTGGCGCTGCTCGCCCACGGCCGTTTCGGGGCGAAACGCATTCTCTCCATACTCAAGTATTATCGGGGAAACCGCCATGTGATCGAGGCGATCGAAGAGGCCCTGGCCCATCAGGGAGTCATCTTGCGACGAAGCGAGGCCTACGAAATAATGTATCCCCAGCGATTCTCGGAATTGCTGGGGCGGCTGGACAATGACAGGCAAGCCTTGGAGAAAGAGCTGGGTCAGGAGCTGTCCTTGTTTGAAATTTTTACGCTCCTGGGTCGGTATCAGGACACAATAAACCACCGGACTGCTACGGGCGAGGACGATCTACCGTTCGCCTCCTACGACCGGCACGTTGCCCTGGCCCGGGAGAACCTCCTGAGGCAGTACGAAGAGGAAAAAACGGCGATCGCCCAGAGAGCCTACTTTCACAACGTGGTCTTTCCCCTGGTTTTCGGCTCAATCTTCTCGGCAATTCTGGAGTACCAATCCGGCCAGGAAGATCTGGAGCTGCTTAGTGGCTAG
- the lipA gene encoding lipoyl synthase — protein MSDSCERKPDWLKIQLNTTENFRYLKRLMREERLTTVCEEARCPNIHECWGQHKTATFMILGQICTRRCRFCAVKTGAPIAVDQGEPRRVAESVAKMGLVHAVITMVNRDDLPDGGALVMAQTVEAIREAAPGCAVELLAGDFQGNRDALKVVLESRPEVLGHNLETVRRLSPQVRSRSDYDRSLGVLAAARDLAPLQALKSSLMLGLGETEEEVLVAMEDLLKQGVTILNLGQYLQPTRRHLPVQRYWTPQEFSLLRDQALARGFRFCDAGPLVRSSYHAGAGYQEYLKQIGSKKEDYRGERKK, from the coding sequence ATGAGCGATTCCTGCGAAAGAAAACCTGACTGGCTTAAAATCCAGCTAAATACGACGGAGAACTTCCGCTATCTCAAGCGGTTAATGAGGGAAGAGCGGCTTACTACAGTCTGCGAAGAAGCTCGCTGCCCAAATATTCACGAGTGCTGGGGACAGCACAAGACGGCGACCTTCATGATTTTGGGGCAAATCTGTACCCGGCGCTGCCGCTTTTGTGCGGTGAAAACGGGAGCCCCCATCGCTGTCGATCAGGGAGAACCCCGGCGAGTGGCCGAATCGGTGGCAAAAATGGGACTGGTCCACGCTGTGATCACCATGGTCAACCGTGACGATCTCCCTGATGGCGGCGCCCTGGTGATGGCGCAGACCGTTGAGGCGATCCGCGAGGCCGCTCCCGGCTGTGCGGTGGAGCTGCTTGCGGGGGACTTTCAGGGAAACCGGGATGCTCTGAAGGTGGTTCTGGAGTCCCGGCCCGAGGTGTTGGGCCATAATCTGGAGACGGTGCGGCGTCTTTCGCCACAGGTTCGTTCCCGCAGCGATTACGATCGGTCTTTGGGTGTTCTGGCTGCCGCCCGGGATCTGGCCCCCCTCCAGGCCCTGAAGTCAAGCCTCATGCTGGGGCTGGGAGAAACGGAAGAGGAGGTCCTTGTCGCTATGGAAGACTTGCTGAAGCAGGGTGTGACGATCCTGAATTTGGGACAGTATCTACAACCCACCAGGAGGCACCTGCCGGTTCAGCGATACTGGACGCCCCAGGAGTTTTCCCTCCTGCGCGATCAGGCTCTGGCCAGAGGGTTCCGTTTTTGTGACGCCGGCCCCCTGGTGCGATCTTCCTACCATGCGGGCGCGGGGTACCAGGAATATCTGAAGCAGATCGGCTCGAAGAAGGAGGATTATCGCGGAGAAAGAAAAAAATAA